A region from the Campylobacter subantarcticus LMG 24377 genome encodes:
- the nhaD gene encoding sodium:proton antiporter NhaD has protein sequence MSKIFFLLCFSTSFLLADQFYELNLAFSALGIGVLIIFILGYYFIAVEEKYHINKTKPALFIGTLSFVVIGIYMVMNDLDTQILEESVNHLILEIAQIVFFLIAAMTFIEALIERSVFETLKYKLVSKGYTYRKLFWLTGALAFFISPIADNLTTALILSTVLLTIDKHNKEFLIPGAINIVVAANAGGAWSPFGDITTLMVWTAKKATFFEFFTLFPASFIGWLLTAYLLSRYVPNIDPDFHKDNLKKVEIKPGGKVFIVLGFLTIALAVFIHSICDLPAMWGMIFGLSLLSLYMYFFNRKQGKKDLNIFHYMTRIDMDTLLFFFGILSAVGALHFVGWLAYASDLYAKFGATSINISVGFLSAIIDNVPVMSAVLKANPSMDNTQWLLVTLAAGIGGSLISFGSAAGVGVMGKMKGIYTFNAHLKYAWTILIGYIVSIIVWYVQFQLLNL, from the coding sequence ATGAGTAAAATATTTTTTTTACTTTGTTTTAGTACTAGTTTTTTATTAGCAGATCAATTTTATGAGTTAAATTTAGCTTTTAGTGCTTTGGGAATAGGTGTTTTAATAATTTTTATATTGGGCTATTATTTTATTGCGGTAGAAGAGAAGTATCATATTAATAAAACTAAGCCTGCTTTATTTATAGGTACTTTATCTTTTGTTGTCATAGGTATATATATGGTAATGAATGATTTAGACACGCAAATACTTGAAGAGAGTGTTAATCATCTTATTTTAGAAATCGCACAAATTGTCTTTTTCTTAATAGCGGCTATGACTTTTATAGAGGCTTTGATAGAAAGATCGGTTTTTGAAACTTTAAAATACAAACTTGTAAGTAAGGGTTATACTTATAGAAAGTTATTTTGGCTCACAGGTGCGTTAGCTTTTTTTATTTCTCCAATTGCAGATAATCTTACAACCGCTTTGATTTTATCTACTGTGCTTTTAACCATAGATAAACATAATAAAGAATTTTTAATCCCTGGTGCTATAAATATTGTCGTTGCAGCTAATGCCGGTGGAGCTTGGTCGCCTTTTGGTGATATTACCACTTTGATGGTTTGGACGGCAAAAAAAGCCACATTTTTTGAATTTTTTACTCTTTTTCCTGCTTCTTTTATTGGTTGGTTACTTACGGCTTATTTATTATCGCGTTATGTACCTAATATTGATCCAGATTTTCACAAAGATAATTTAAAAAAAGTTGAGATTAAACCAGGTGGTAAAGTTTTTATTGTGCTTGGTTTTTTAACCATAGCTTTGGCGGTATTTATTCATAGTATTTGTGATTTACCTGCAATGTGGGGTATGATTTTTGGTCTTTCATTGCTTAGCTTGTATATGTATTTTTTCAATAGAAAACAAGGTAAAAAAGATTTAAATATTTTTCACTACATGACACGTATAGATATGGATACTTTATTATTTTTCTTTGGTATTTTATCTGCTGTGGGTGCCTTGCATTTTGTGGGTTGGCTTGCTTATGCTTCTGACCTTTATGCAAAATTTGGAGCTACTAGTATTAATATAAGCGTAGGATTTTTATCCGCTATTATAGATAATGTTCCGGTAATGAGTGCGGTATTAAAAGCTAATCCAAGTATGGATAATACTCAATGGCTTTTAGTAACTCTTGCAGCAGGAATAGGGGGATCTTTGATAAGCTTTGGTTCTGCAGCTGGAGTAGGCGTTATGGGTAAAATGAAAGGTATTTATACTTTTAATGCGCATTTAAAATATGCTTGGACAATTTTGATAGGTTATATAGTATCTATTATAGTTTGGTATGTACAATTTCAACTGTTAAATTTATAA
- the guaA gene encoding glutamine-hydrolyzing GMP synthase, whose translation MKKADILVLDFGSQYTQLIARRLREQGVYAEILPFNIGLDEIKAKEPKGIILSGGPASVYANDAYFCDKGVFELNIPVLGICYGMQLMAHHFGANVVPAGHKEYGKATIDIQNDSDLFKNLPKKQTVWMSHSDKVENLPQDFEVLATSENSPFCVFGDEKRKFFALQFHPEVQHSEFGKSILKNFAKYACNCDSVWNMGSFAKTQAQKIKEEVKNDKVLCAVSGGVDSSVVAALLASAIKDQVVVVFVDNGLLRSGEKEQVEYMFKHTLGIDLISIDAREIFLSRLVEVRDPEQKRKIIGNTFIEVFEEEAKKHKDVKYLAQGTLYTDIIESSVVGSSKTIKSHHNVGGLPEKMNLKLIEPLKEIFKDEVRALGIELGLSKDVVYRHPFPGPGLAIRIMGEVNEPSLELLRKADVILIEELKSSGWYDKTWQAFCVFLNVQSVGVMGDNRTYDNAVCVRVVNASDGMTATFSHLPYELLENISRRIINEVEGINRVVYDISSKPPATIEWE comes from the coding sequence ATGAAAAAAGCAGATATTTTAGTTTTGGATTTTGGTTCGCAATATACACAACTCATTGCTAGAAGACTAAGAGAGCAGGGTGTGTATGCAGAAATTTTACCTTTCAATATAGGCCTAGATGAAATCAAAGCTAAGGAGCCTAAGGGTATTATTTTAAGTGGTGGGCCAGCTAGTGTATATGCAAATGATGCTTATTTTTGTGATAAAGGCGTTTTTGAACTTAATATTCCGGTATTAGGGATATGTTATGGTATGCAACTTATGGCACATCATTTTGGTGCAAACGTAGTTCCAGCAGGACACAAAGAATATGGCAAAGCAACTATAGATATCCAAAATGATAGTGATTTGTTTAAAAATTTACCTAAAAAGCAAACGGTATGGATGAGTCATTCTGATAAGGTTGAAAATTTGCCACAAGATTTTGAGGTTTTAGCAACTAGCGAAAATAGTCCATTTTGTGTATTTGGAGATGAGAAGCGTAAATTTTTTGCTTTACAATTCCATCCTGAAGTGCAACATAGTGAATTTGGAAAAAGTATTTTGAAAAATTTTGCTAAGTATGCATGTAATTGTGATAGTGTATGGAATATGGGATCTTTTGCAAAAACTCAAGCACAAAAAATCAAAGAAGAAGTGAAAAATGATAAAGTTCTTTGTGCGGTAAGTGGTGGAGTGGATAGTAGCGTGGTGGCTGCATTATTAGCAAGTGCAATTAAAGATCAAGTAGTGGTTGTTTTTGTTGATAATGGGCTTTTAAGAAGTGGTGAAAAAGAGCAAGTTGAGTATATGTTTAAGCATACCTTGGGTATTGATTTAATTAGCATTGATGCAAGAGAGATTTTTCTAAGTCGTTTAGTGGAAGTGAGAGATCCTGAACAAAAAAGAAAAATCATAGGAAATACATTTATAGAGGTTTTTGAAGAAGAGGCTAAAAAACATAAAGATGTAAAATATTTAGCACAAGGGACTTTGTATACTGATATTATTGAAAGTTCAGTTGTAGGATCTAGTAAAACCATAAAATCTCATCATAATGTAGGTGGTTTGCCTGAAAAGATGAATTTAAAACTCATCGAGCCTTTAAAAGAAATTTTTAAAGATGAGGTAAGAGCTTTGGGAATAGAACTTGGTTTAAGTAAAGATGTGGTTTATCGTCATCCTTTCCCAGGACCAGGTCTTGCTATACGTATAATGGGCGAGGTAAATGAACCTAGCTTGGAGCTTTTAAGAAAAGCAGATGTTATTTTGATTGAAGAATTAAAAAGTAGTGGTTGGTATGATAAAACATGGCAAGCCTTTTGTGTGTTTTTAAATGTACAAAGTGTTGGTGTAATGGGGGATAATAGAACTTATGATAACGCAGTTTGCGTGCGTGTGGTTAATGCAAGCGATGGTATGACAGCTACTTTTTCTCATTTGCCTTATGAATTATTAGAAAATATTTCACGCCGTATTATTAATGAAGTAGAAGGAATTAACCGCGTGGTGTATGATATTTCTAGTAAGCCACCAGCGACGATTGAATGGGAATGA
- the uvrC gene encoding excinuclease ABC subunit UvrC, translated as MLENELKTLPNLPGIYQYFDIQGKLLYVGKAKNLKNRVKSYFNFTPKLSPNPNNSLRIQKMISQTHHLEFITTKNEADALILENSFIKQLHPKYNILLRDDKTYPYIYIDLNEDFPRFEITRKIIKKNKIKYFGPFFKGAKELLNALYLSFELRQKKSCKELCLFYQIKRCKGPCEQKISKQEYEKIAQKATQALLNPLSLTKNLENKMLEYAKNENYEEAALIRDQIKTIEDLSIKIQIDLAKLEDFDVFAIYHEANILSMVRFVINNGRIISSNHKVLILNHQDEFDLNAIYKQYILENYTQDSPINSTRIYTHEEFEDMNLLQNLLSERFSKKFHLKTPKLGEKKALCELALENAKINIQKHLKSDDYLFLKELKEFFNLQNYPNYIEIFDNSHMQGEANVGALVAYKDGKFDKNSYRHYHLSYKNDYDQMLQTLSKRALSFDKNPPPDLWLIDGGDTLLKLANDIVKNSGVNIDILAISKEKIDAKAYRAKGSAKDKIYTQEGKIQLSTDDKKLQFLQKLRDEAHRFAISFHQKTKRKQDLQSSRLIQLGISQGYIKKFLDYYGSFDKISKASFDELKSLSNAKIAKLIKENL; from the coding sequence ATGCTTGAAAATGAACTCAAAACCTTACCTAATTTGCCTGGCATATATCAGTACTTTGATATTCAAGGTAAACTTTTATATGTTGGTAAGGCTAAAAATTTAAAAAATCGAGTTAAAAGTTATTTTAATTTCACTCCAAAACTTAGCCCTAATCCTAACAATAGCTTAAGAATTCAAAAAATGATTAGTCAAACCCATCATTTAGAATTTATCACCACAAAAAATGAGGCTGATGCTTTAATACTAGAAAATTCTTTTATAAAACAACTTCATCCAAAATATAATATATTATTAAGAGATGATAAAACTTACCCTTATATTTATATAGATTTAAATGAAGATTTTCCAAGGTTTGAAATTACAAGAAAAATCATCAAAAAAAATAAAATAAAATATTTTGGTCCATTTTTTAAAGGAGCAAAAGAGCTTTTAAATGCTTTATATTTATCTTTTGAACTAAGACAAAAAAAATCTTGCAAAGAGCTTTGTCTTTTTTATCAAATCAAGCGTTGTAAAGGTCCATGTGAGCAAAAAATTTCCAAACAAGAATATGAAAAAATTGCCCAAAAGGCTACTCAAGCTCTTTTAAACCCCTTATCTTTAACAAAAAATTTAGAAAATAAAATGCTTGAATATGCAAAGAATGAAAATTACGAAGAAGCAGCTCTTATAAGAGATCAAATCAAAACAATAGAAGATTTAAGTATAAAAATACAAATAGACCTTGCAAAATTAGAAGATTTTGATGTTTTTGCCATATACCATGAAGCAAATATACTCTCTATGGTACGTTTTGTTATAAATAATGGTAGGATAATTAGCTCAAACCATAAAGTGTTAATCCTAAATCATCAAGATGAATTTGACTTAAATGCAATATATAAACAATACATATTGGAAAATTACACCCAAGATAGTCCAATAAATTCAACCCGAATTTATACGCATGAAGAATTTGAAGACATGAACCTTTTGCAAAATTTACTTAGTGAGAGATTTTCTAAAAAATTTCATCTTAAGACCCCAAAACTTGGTGAAAAAAAAGCCTTATGTGAACTTGCGCTAGAAAATGCAAAAATAAACATACAAAAGCACTTGAAAAGTGATGATTATTTATTTTTAAAAGAATTAAAAGAATTTTTTAACCTACAAAATTATCCTAATTATATAGAAATTTTTGATAATTCTCATATGCAAGGTGAAGCAAATGTCGGTGCTTTGGTAGCCTATAAAGATGGAAAATTTGACAAAAATTCTTATAGACACTACCATTTATCCTATAAAAATGATTATGATCAAATGCTTCAAACCCTTAGCAAAAGAGCTTTGTCATTTGATAAAAATCCCCCGCCTGATTTATGGTTAATTGATGGAGGAGACACTTTATTAAAACTAGCAAATGATATCGTTAAAAACTCTGGGGTAAATATAGATATTTTAGCAATTTCTAAAGAAAAAATAGATGCAAAAGCATATAGAGCAAAAGGAAGTGCGAAAGATAAAATTTATACCCAAGAAGGCAAAATTCAACTTTCTACTGATGATAAAAAACTACAATTTTTGCAAAAATTACGCGATGAAGCACATCGCTTTGCGATTAGTTTTCATCAAAAAACAAAAAGAAAACAAGATTTACAAAGTTCTAGACTAATACAACTTGGAATTTCCCAAGGATATATTAAAAAATTTTTAGATTATTATGGTAGTTTTGATAAGATTAGCAAAGCTAGCTTTGATGAATTAAAATCACTTTCCAATGCAAAAATAGCTAAATTAATCAAGGAAAATTTATGA
- a CDS encoding class I SAM-dependent methyltransferase has protein sequence MFLYQYFKNPKQTGAFCASSKKLSKLITSHVRHAKNIIEIGPGTGSFTKYILKQKSHNASFFAVEINPHMAKKLKQNIKNIDIEVNSAEFLPNMLKKRAINNVDLIISGIPWALLNSKEQDLLLKSIHNALEENGCFATFAYILPTPKGKAFKKKLFATFNKVEISPIIWQNLPPAFVYFCTK, from the coding sequence ATGTTTTTATATCAATATTTTAAAAATCCAAAACAAACAGGGGCATTTTGTGCGAGCTCCAAAAAATTAAGCAAACTCATAACTTCTCATGTTCGACATGCGAAAAATATCATTGAAATAGGACCTGGTACGGGAAGTTTTACAAAGTATATTCTCAAACAAAAAAGCCATAATGCAAGTTTTTTTGCCGTTGAAATCAATCCTCATATGGCAAAAAAATTAAAACAAAATATAAAAAATATAGATATAGAAGTTAACTCGGCAGAATTTTTACCAAATATGCTAAAAAAAAGAGCGATCAATAATGTAGATTTAATCATCTCAGGAATTCCTTGGGCTTTATTAAATTCCAAAGAACAAGATTTATTGCTAAAATCCATCCATAATGCTTTGGAAGAAAATGGTTGTTTTGCAACATTTGCTTATATACTCCCAACACCAAAAGGAAAAGCTTTTAAGAAAAAGCTTTTTGCTACTTTTAACAAGGTGGAAATTTCACCTATCATTTGGCAAAATCTCCCTCCTGCTTTTGTTTATTTTTGCACCAAATAA